The following are from one region of the Tenacibaculum dicentrarchi genome:
- the sucD gene encoding succinate--CoA ligase subunit alpha codes for MSVLVNKDSKIIVQGFTGSEGTFHAGQMIDYGTNVVGGVTPGKGGQEHIGKPVFNTVDEAVQKVGADTSIIFVPPAFAADAIMESAEAGIKVIICITEGIPTADMVKVKSYIDQLEGCTLVGPNCPGVITPDEAKVGIMPGFIFKKGKVGIVSKSGTLTYEAADQVVKQGYGITTAIGIGGDPIIGTTTKEAVELLMNDDETEAIVMIGEIGGNLEAEAARWIKADGNRKPVIGFIAGQTAPAGRTMGHAGAIVGGDDDTAQAKMKILAENGVHVVESPAKIGEMVAKVLKNVLA; via the coding sequence ATGAGTGTTTTAGTAAATAAAGATTCAAAAATTATAGTTCAAGGTTTTACAGGAAGTGAAGGTACTTTTCACGCTGGTCAAATGATCGATTACGGAACAAACGTCGTAGGAGGTGTAACACCAGGTAAAGGAGGACAAGAGCACATAGGTAAACCAGTTTTTAATACGGTTGACGAAGCTGTACAAAAAGTAGGAGCAGATACTTCTATTATTTTTGTACCACCAGCATTTGCTGCTGATGCTATTATGGAATCTGCTGAAGCAGGAATTAAAGTAATCATTTGTATTACCGAAGGAATTCCTACAGCTGATATGGTAAAAGTAAAGTCTTATATCGATCAATTAGAAGGATGTACTTTAGTAGGTCCTAACTGTCCAGGGGTAATTACTCCAGATGAAGCTAAAGTTGGTATTATGCCAGGTTTTATCTTCAAAAAAGGAAAAGTTGGAATCGTTTCTAAATCAGGAACTTTAACTTACGAAGCTGCTGACCAAGTTGTAAAACAAGGTTACGGAATTACAACTGCAATCGGTATTGGTGGAGATCCAATTATTGGAACTACAACAAAAGAAGCTGTTGAGTTATTAATGAATGATGATGAAACAGAAGCAATCGTTATGATTGGTGAAATTGGTGGTAACTTAGAAGCTGAAGCTGCTCGTTGGATTAAAGCAGATGGTAACCGTAAACCAGTTATTGGTTTTATCGCAGGTCAAACTGCACCAGCTGGTAGAACAATGGGACATGCAGGTGCAATTGTTGGAGGTGATGATGATACAGCTCAAGCAAAAATGAAAATTTTAGCTGAAAATGGTGTACACGTTGTAGAATCTCCAGCTAAAATTGGAGAAATGGTAGCGAAAGTATTAAAAAACGTTTTAGCATAG
- a CDS encoding cobyrinate a,c-diamide synthase, with protein MTKQLIISAPSSNAGKTTLTLGLLRLFKRKNYAIQPFKVGPDYIDPKFHQLACNKIGVNLDLFMMPQNDINNNLHFYRKDAEINCIEGVMGLFDGAKKDKGSTAEMAKKLKTPVLMVIDAKAVAYSVAPLIQGFVNFDKEVQIMGVVFNRVSSERHYTMLKEACNDIGVQCFGYLSNLKNIEIPSRHLGLNIQEIEKFDSVINQIADELEKTVDWKAILKASKEIKQVSVSSEKIIQAKKIKFAVAKDEAFNFMYPQSISAMETLGTVEFFSPIKDVEIPDCDFIYFAGGYPESYLKELSSNTKMLASIKKFAENNGQIYAECGGMMYLGKTIISENNTAFKMVGIFDFDATIAHKKLHLGYRISKINQHIFKGHEFHYSSLINDTEIPINATITNARDGNTTTKIYKKNKVMASYVHHYFGTSEILLQLINEINNTI; from the coding sequence TTGACCAAACAACTCATCATATCAGCGCCAAGTAGTAATGCAGGTAAAACAACGCTTACCTTAGGATTATTACGTTTATTCAAACGAAAAAATTACGCTATTCAACCTTTTAAAGTTGGTCCTGATTATATCGATCCTAAATTTCATCAATTAGCTTGTAACAAAATTGGTGTGAATTTAGATTTATTTATGATGCCTCAAAATGACATAAATAACAACTTACATTTTTACAGAAAAGATGCAGAAATTAATTGCATAGAAGGTGTTATGGGCTTATTTGATGGCGCAAAAAAAGACAAAGGTAGTACCGCCGAAATGGCTAAAAAGCTAAAAACACCCGTTTTAATGGTGATTGATGCCAAAGCGGTTGCTTATTCTGTTGCACCGTTAATTCAAGGTTTTGTTAATTTTGATAAAGAAGTTCAAATAATGGGCGTTGTTTTTAATCGTGTTAGTTCTGAAAGACATTATACCATGTTAAAAGAAGCCTGTAATGATATTGGTGTACAGTGTTTTGGTTATTTATCAAACTTAAAAAATATTGAAATTCCTTCAAGGCATTTAGGTTTAAATATTCAAGAAATTGAAAAGTTTGATTCTGTTATCAATCAAATTGCTGATGAGCTAGAAAAAACAGTCGATTGGAAAGCTATTTTAAAAGCATCCAAAGAAATTAAACAAGTAAGTGTTTCATCAGAAAAAATAATTCAGGCTAAAAAAATAAAATTTGCAGTAGCTAAAGATGAAGCTTTTAATTTTATGTATCCTCAAAGTATTTCAGCAATGGAAACATTAGGAACTGTTGAATTTTTCAGTCCTATAAAAGATGTTGAAATTCCTGATTGTGATTTTATATATTTTGCTGGAGGATATCCTGAATCGTATTTAAAAGAATTATCTTCTAACACAAAAATGCTTGCTAGTATTAAAAAATTCGCAGAAAATAACGGGCAAATTTATGCAGAATGTGGCGGAATGATGTACTTAGGAAAAACTATTATATCAGAAAATAATACCGCTTTTAAAATGGTAGGTATTTTTGATTTTGATGCTACAATTGCCCATAAAAAATTGCATTTAGGATATCGAATTTCTAAAATTAACCAGCATATTTTTAAAGGACACGAATTTCATTATTCGAGCTTAATAAATGATACTGAAATACCTATAAACGCAACAATTACAAATGCTAGAGATGGGAATACTACTACTAAAATTTATAAAAAAAATAAAGTAATGGCTTCTTATGTGCATCATTATTTTGGTACATCAGAAATACTTTTACAATTGATTAACGAAATAAATAATACTATATGA
- a CDS encoding DUF6933 domain-containing protein yields the protein MTNIFATKKLEKIIYKKIEDKGLIYENDLGSWNANVFYIAKKKCILFVNSESFFSVIIPRFSVKDINNLDTLFIENLHQQLLFEKIAIDYDVISSKIGQIAFNSTNNNRKSIGILNYNIEKLNYFKYEYYIFNSSVIREMTNKLNKTPFKQLDWKTPYEKMTSLLNNNI from the coding sequence ATGACAAATATTTTCGCAACAAAAAAACTAGAAAAAATAATCTATAAAAAAATTGAAGACAAGGGTTTAATTTATGAGAATGACCTTGGAAGTTGGAATGCTAATGTTTTTTATATTGCTAAAAAAAAGTGTATTCTTTTTGTTAATTCTGAGAGTTTTTTTTCTGTAATAATTCCTCGTTTCTCTGTGAAAGATATTAATAATCTTGATACATTATTTATTGAAAACTTACATCAGCAATTATTATTTGAAAAAATAGCGATTGATTATGACGTAATATCTTCAAAAATTGGGCAAATAGCATTTAATTCAACAAATAACAACAGAAAAAGTATTGGTATTCTTAATTATAATATTGAAAAGCTAAATTATTTTAAATATGAATATTATATTTTTAATTCTTCTGTAATCAGAGAAATGACAAATAAATTAAACAAAACCCCTTTTAAACAGTTAGATTGGAAAACTCCATATGAAAAAATGACTTCCTTATTAAACAACAATATTTAA
- the cobW gene encoding cobalamin biosynthesis protein CobW: protein MNKKIPITIVTGFLGVGKTTLVHNMLKNANGKRIAVLVNEFGEVDVDGQLIASSECDDDGCNLIQLPNGCICCTVQEEFLPSMLQLLERKDEIDHIVIETSGLSMPKPLVKAVNWPDLKPHITIDAVITVVDAVGIATGEICDRERVQKQRLTDDSLDHETPIEELFLDQLSCADLVLVSKRDLIDDEKFEEVTKVIIDKARPNTKIVPVINGELDNALLLGVGASAEDDLENRHSIHEEHHKSGNHHHHNDDIKTVLLEYSETSDIKALVKDLKKLVEDHEIYRIKGFVNIPNKPMRMVLQGVGSRFDYYFERLWGDNEERKTSLVVIGKNIELTKNNEVITHINAHYHTH from the coding sequence ATGAATAAAAAGATACCAATTACCATAGTAACCGGATTTTTAGGAGTAGGAAAAACAACCTTAGTGCATAATATGTTAAAAAATGCCAATGGAAAACGCATCGCTGTTTTAGTCAATGAATTTGGTGAAGTTGATGTAGATGGACAATTAATTGCATCATCAGAATGTGATGATGATGGTTGTAACTTAATTCAATTACCTAACGGATGTATCTGTTGTACGGTTCAAGAAGAATTTTTACCATCGATGTTACAATTACTAGAGCGTAAAGATGAAATTGACCATATTGTTATTGAAACATCAGGTTTATCAATGCCTAAACCTTTAGTAAAAGCCGTAAACTGGCCAGACTTAAAGCCTCATATTACTATTGATGCCGTTATTACTGTAGTTGATGCTGTAGGAATTGCAACTGGCGAAATCTGCGATAGAGAACGTGTACAAAAACAACGTTTAACTGATGATTCTTTAGATCATGAAACACCTATTGAAGAATTATTTTTAGATCAATTATCTTGTGCCGATTTAGTTTTAGTTAGTAAAAGAGATTTAATTGATGATGAAAAATTTGAAGAAGTTACTAAAGTAATTATCGATAAAGCAAGACCAAATACTAAAATTGTTCCTGTTATAAATGGTGAATTAGATAATGCCTTATTATTAGGTGTTGGAGCTTCTGCGGAAGATGATTTAGAGAATCGTCATTCTATTCATGAAGAGCACCATAAATCAGGTAATCACCACCATCATAATGATGATATTAAAACAGTTTTATTAGAGTATTCTGAAACTTCTGATATTAAAGCATTGGTTAAAGACTTGAAAAAACTTGTTGAAGACCACGAAATTTACAGAATTAAAGGTTTTGTAAACATTCCTAATAAACCAATGCGTATGGTTTTACAAGGTGTAGGTTCTCGTTTCGATTATTATTTTGAAAGACTTTGGGGTGATAATGAAGAACGAAAAACAAGTTTAGTTGTTATTGGTAAAAATATTGAACTTACTAAAAATAACGAAGTAATTACTCATATTAACGCTCATTATCACACTCATTAA
- a CDS encoding cob(I)yrinic acid a,c-diamide adenosyltransferase: MKIYTRKGDKGTTGVFGGKREFKNSARIECIGTLDEVNSTIGLMRSKLGNDHEWQPNLHRIQKDMMNMMSHLARPSDSKKINPNPEPKDGADFCEVWMDEMEENISSPSDYFLLPGGNEISALCHVCRTQMRRGERQLVTLMQEDPECVHDYIMSYVNRMSDLFFTMARAEMDKHGVAEEKWNLFLYKRKKKAATK; encoded by the coding sequence ATGAAAATTTACACAAGAAAAGGAGACAAAGGTACAACTGGCGTTTTTGGAGGAAAAAGAGAGTTTAAAAACTCAGCAAGAATTGAATGTATCGGAACTTTAGACGAAGTAAATTCTACCATAGGATTGATGCGTTCTAAATTAGGAAACGACCACGAATGGCAACCAAATTTACACCGTATTCAAAAAGATATGATGAATATGATGTCGCATTTAGCACGTCCGTCAGATTCTAAAAAAATAAATCCAAATCCTGAACCTAAAGATGGTGCTGATTTCTGTGAAGTTTGGATGGATGAAATGGAAGAAAATATCAGTTCTCCTTCTGATTATTTTTTATTGCCTGGAGGAAATGAAATATCGGCACTTTGTCACGTTTGTAGAACACAAATGAGAAGAGGTGAACGACAATTAGTTACCTTAATGCAAGAAGATCCTGAATGTGTACACGATTATATTATGAGTTATGTAAACAGAATGTCTGATTTATTTTTCACAATGGCAAGAGCCGAAATGGACAAACACGGTGTTGCTGAAGAAAAATGGAATCTATTTTTATACAAAAGAAAGAAGAAAGCAGCGACTAAATAA
- a CDS encoding AAA family ATPase produces MENKKQHHFPFSAIVGQDNFKLALILNLIDPLIGGVLAIGDKGTGKTTLIRSLTNLMENQQKQPFVNLPIGVSEDRLLGSIDLEQLINTKKEVVNLGLMAQAHQGILYVDEVNLLQDYLTDILLDAAASGNYYLEREGISRYFESRFCLVGSMNPEEGNLRPQLKDRFGLSVNVTTPTDVKIRQKIIKQRFLFDDSPIPFIDAYKSKDAVISKQIIKAKEVLLSIKITDEIIEYCSELAVLHQVEGLRADILLVKTARAFSAYKNATEITKKDVDTIADFVLNHRSLNNDAPNQQNPPDNSPENKDEQPPENPSETNVSKEETISFLMPKNKFQKQKNSTKNTQENGVNSIKNSAGNITITDTKKTVGQYLATDKFDLKTKRKSTFLKQHHIFLIDSSGSMLKNQIIAYAKGSVHKIAENSKNQNTQFSIISLFNGDAQLILNQTAVLADVEIALKNLKTGGKTNFSAGFKLIKRNCSNIDFNHNLHIITDGKLNAENNLEDTVLSFQTYCKGIDKTQIIDAEKGIVKIGEAKELANSINANYEILITENL; encoded by the coding sequence ATGGAAAATAAAAAACAGCACCACTTCCCTTTTTCGGCAATCGTTGGGCAAGATAATTTTAAGTTAGCCTTAATTTTAAATTTAATTGACCCACTTATTGGCGGAGTATTGGCAATCGGCGATAAAGGAACAGGAAAAACTACTTTAATACGTTCATTAACCAACCTAATGGAAAATCAACAAAAACAACCTTTTGTTAATTTACCCATTGGTGTTTCTGAAGATAGACTTCTTGGAAGTATCGATTTAGAACAGTTAATAAACACTAAAAAAGAAGTTGTAAACCTCGGATTAATGGCACAAGCACATCAAGGTATTTTATATGTTGATGAAGTTAATTTATTACAAGATTATCTTACTGATATTTTATTAGATGCCGCAGCTTCTGGAAATTATTATTTAGAAAGAGAAGGAATTTCTCGTTATTTTGAAAGTCGATTTTGCTTAGTCGGTTCTATGAATCCTGAGGAAGGAAATTTAAGACCGCAACTAAAAGACCGTTTTGGTTTAAGTGTAAACGTTACAACTCCTACGGATGTAAAAATCCGTCAAAAAATAATTAAACAACGTTTTTTGTTTGATGATTCTCCAATTCCTTTTATCGATGCTTATAAAAGTAAAGATGCTGTTATTTCGAAGCAAATAATCAAGGCAAAAGAGGTATTATTATCGATAAAAATAACCGATGAAATTATTGAATATTGTAGTGAATTAGCCGTTTTACATCAAGTAGAAGGACTTCGTGCCGATATTTTATTAGTAAAAACTGCAAGAGCTTTTTCGGCTTATAAAAATGCTACTGAAATCACAAAAAAAGACGTAGATACTATTGCCGATTTCGTGTTAAATCATCGAAGTTTAAATAATGATGCGCCTAATCAACAAAATCCGCCTGATAATTCACCTGAAAACAAAGACGAACAACCTCCTGAAAATCCTTCTGAAACAAACGTATCAAAAGAAGAAACAATTTCATTTTTAATGCCGAAGAATAAATTTCAGAAGCAAAAAAACAGCACTAAAAACACCCAAGAAAACGGTGTTAATTCAATTAAAAATTCAGCAGGAAATATTACAATAACAGATACTAAAAAAACTGTTGGACAATATTTAGCAACCGATAAATTTGATTTAAAAACCAAACGAAAAAGTACATTTTTAAAACAGCATCATATTTTTTTAATAGATTCTAGCGGTTCTATGTTAAAAAATCAGATTATCGCTTATGCAAAAGGAAGTGTACATAAAATAGCCGAAAACTCTAAGAATCAAAACACACAATTTTCTATTATTTCGTTATTTAATGGAGATGCGCAATTAATTTTAAATCAAACTGCTGTTTTAGCTGATGTTGAAATAGCATTAAAAAATCTTAAAACAGGCGGAAAAACAAATTTCAGTGCAGGTTTTAAATTGATAAAAAGAAATTGTTCTAATATCGATTTTAATCATAATCTTCATATTATTACTGATGGAAAATTAAACGCAGAAAATAATTTAGAAGATACCGTATTATCTTTTCAAACCTATTGCAAAGGAATTGATAAAACACAAATTATTGATGCCGAAAAAGGAATTGTAAAAATTGGAGAAGCCAAAGAACTTGCAAACAGTATTAATGCTAATTATGAAATTTTAATTACTGAAAACCTATAA
- the cbiD gene encoding cobalt-precorrin-5B (C(1))-methyltransferase CbiD: MSLRKVPKGPLQDGFTTGTCATAAAKSGLMAIIYQKKNATVKVHLPIDKIIEIPIHHCEFTQNTAKCSVIKDAGDDPDVTNGAEIGCVLKLTEQKGIQFFAGEGVGTVTLKGLELAIGEPAINPVPRKMISNAIQKLLHDYDLECGVSVTIYVTDGKKLAKRTLNERVGIMNGLSILGTTGIVKPYSSSSYIASIEQGIDVAIANNISELVINSGARSEKFLSDNFSHLPEYAFIHYGNWIGETLTKVNQCAIKKVSIGIMLGKAVKLAGGITDTHSCVSSWNKDFVVKLAQEVGFYDADKIKELNMAGRLIELFEFDQNSPFFQLLLAHCYKHTHTKIKEVDLNIYLIHKNGTLIKYIKNDNSIIS, from the coding sequence ATGAGTTTAAGAAAAGTACCAAAAGGCCCTTTACAAGATGGGTTTACAACAGGAACTTGTGCAACAGCTGCTGCAAAATCTGGGTTGATGGCTATTATTTATCAGAAAAAAAATGCTACCGTAAAAGTTCATTTACCTATTGATAAAATAATTGAAATTCCTATTCATCATTGTGAATTTACTCAAAATACAGCTAAATGTTCGGTTATTAAAGATGCTGGTGATGACCCTGATGTTACAAATGGTGCTGAAATTGGTTGTGTTTTAAAATTAACGGAGCAAAAAGGTATTCAGTTTTTTGCGGGAGAAGGCGTTGGAACTGTTACGCTTAAAGGTTTAGAATTAGCAATTGGTGAACCTGCAATTAATCCTGTTCCTCGAAAAATGATAAGCAATGCAATTCAAAAATTGTTACATGATTATGATTTAGAATGTGGCGTATCAGTTACAATTTATGTGACTGATGGAAAAAAATTAGCCAAGCGTACGCTTAATGAACGTGTTGGAATTATGAATGGATTATCTATTTTAGGAACAACAGGAATTGTAAAACCATATTCATCATCATCATATATTGCAAGTATTGAGCAAGGAATTGATGTTGCTATTGCAAATAATATTTCCGAATTAGTAATTAATTCAGGCGCAAGAAGTGAAAAGTTTTTATCTGATAATTTTAGTCATTTACCCGAATATGCTTTTATTCATTATGGAAACTGGATTGGTGAAACACTTACGAAAGTAAATCAATGTGCTATAAAAAAAGTTAGTATTGGAATTATGCTAGGAAAAGCAGTAAAATTAGCTGGCGGAATTACTGATACACATAGTTGTGTGTCTAGCTGGAATAAAGATTTCGTAGTAAAATTAGCGCAAGAAGTTGGTTTTTACGATGCTGATAAAATTAAAGAATTAAACATGGCTGGGCGGTTAATTGAGTTGTTTGAATTTGACCAAAATTCGCCATTTTTTCAATTATTATTAGCCCATTGTTACAAACACACCCATACAAAAATTAAAGAGGTTGATTTAAATATTTACCTAATTCATAAAAACGGAACACTTATTAAATACATTAAAAATGACAATAGTATCATTAGTTAG
- the cobN gene encoding cobaltochelatase subunit CobN: MHLISTIPGGWNPNDEGVFYIDQSPGDIIFLSSADSDLFMMNNAYKLIHNSVEKTPSFRFANLSYFKQELTIDTYIDEVISTAKIVVLKLLGGKAYYNYLCEALTECCEENNIQLLFLPGDNKPDLELMQSSNIPLKNVDIIWKYIQSGGIENCQSALQLISNQITDKKVIPNTIKTIPDLFLYHPKEGIYTSLKPKSTQKQAIIFGYRSYYLSNNLAPIHSIIDSLEAKGISAIALMASGYREQDIQQQIFDLLKSHHLEKPQVIINTTGFSVQGFHDTRQSLFDVFNVPVIQAIVGSCNKESWLEGNFGLPPTDIAMNIALPEVDGKIISKVISFKESIEKDILTDSEVVSYVPNIEGCEFVAKMAKNWINLQNKNNSDKKIALVLPNYPNKNSRLANGVGLDTPQSTLQILAHLSKENYSLSDDFPTTTNQLIDKLTNAVTNDLETINSLNERKTIKLDATIFYKYYNQLSVELREKVEKQWGNPEKSPNYQNGYFLIPGFLSDNIFVSIQPSRGYNLDLQASYHSPDLPPPPAYLAYYIWLQHSFKADALVHIGKHGNLEWLPGKSVALSKKTCFPSAILGAIPHFYPFIINDPGEGTQAKRRNQAIILDHLIPPMTRAENYGDLLKLELLIDEFYESALVDRKRASLIKTKIEKLVNETHLKSDLNQDGKDIDTLLEVIDGYLCELKESQIRGGLHILGKLPRQEKLVDLVVALHRLPQGSLKGITQCLSEDLQLNFDPINVVYSDVFDKDIFGIHCRTFGQAIELLENKAKNIVNQLLNNKEIENIGAYTTEIITYIEQHTLPVLHKTSNEITHLIKGLNGQYIPAGGSGAPTRGRIDILPTGRNFYSVDVRTVPSETAYQIGQKSAQNIIDRYLQENGEYPTSIGLSVWGTSTMRTSGDDIAQALALIGVKPVWQGSNRRVKDFKVLSTLELKRPRVDVMLRISGFFRDAFPDLISLFNSAIEKVASLDETTEQNPIKKRFDEEKQQWKQEGLDEKQANERALYRVFGSKPGAYGAGLQGLIDGKNWTTSDDLANAYINWSGYAYHGKNNSGKSAHETFKKRLSNIEVVMQNQDNREHDILDSDDYYQFQGGMTVAVNTIKGEQPETYFGDNSRPDNPKVKSLKEELLKVFRSRVVNPKWMQGMQEHGYKGAFEMAATMDYLFAYDATTNLIEDFMYEQITEKYLFDDNNKAFIEEHNPWALKDMSERMLEAIQRGLWENPSEETIEELKDIYKKSDAITE; the protein is encoded by the coding sequence ATGCATTTAATTTCTACCATACCAGGAGGCTGGAATCCTAATGATGAAGGAGTCTTTTACATCGACCAATCTCCAGGGGATATTATATTTTTATCTTCCGCAGATTCCGATTTATTCATGATGAATAATGCCTACAAATTAATACATAATTCTGTAGAAAAAACACCTTCTTTTAGGTTTGCCAATCTTAGTTACTTTAAGCAAGAATTAACTATTGATACTTATATTGATGAAGTAATTTCAACTGCAAAAATTGTGGTGCTTAAACTTTTAGGTGGAAAAGCATATTACAATTATTTATGTGAAGCTCTAACTGAATGTTGTGAAGAAAATAATATTCAGTTACTGTTTTTACCTGGTGATAACAAACCCGATTTAGAGTTGATGCAATCGTCAAATATTCCGTTAAAAAATGTGGATATTATTTGGAAATACATTCAATCTGGTGGTATTGAAAATTGTCAATCGGCGTTGCAATTAATTAGTAATCAGATTACTGATAAAAAAGTGATTCCGAATACTATTAAAACGATTCCTGATTTATTTTTATATCACCCAAAAGAAGGAATTTACACTTCTTTAAAACCAAAAAGCACTCAAAAACAAGCCATCATTTTTGGATATCGAAGTTATTATTTATCTAATAATTTAGCTCCGATTCACAGTATTATTGATTCCTTAGAAGCTAAAGGTATTTCGGCTATCGCTTTAATGGCTTCAGGATATAGAGAACAAGATATTCAACAACAAATTTTTGATTTACTTAAATCACATCACCTAGAAAAACCGCAAGTTATTATAAATACAACTGGTTTTAGTGTGCAAGGATTTCATGATACTAGACAAAGTTTGTTTGATGTTTTTAACGTTCCTGTTATTCAGGCAATCGTGGGTAGCTGTAATAAAGAAAGTTGGCTAGAAGGAAATTTTGGCTTGCCTCCTACTGATATTGCTATGAATATTGCCTTGCCAGAAGTTGATGGAAAAATTATATCAAAAGTTATTTCGTTTAAAGAATCGATTGAAAAAGATATTTTAACAGATTCTGAAGTTGTTTCTTATGTTCCAAATATTGAAGGTTGCGAATTTGTTGCTAAAATGGCAAAAAATTGGATAAATCTTCAAAATAAAAATAATTCTGATAAAAAAATAGCCTTAGTTTTACCTAATTATCCAAATAAAAATAGTCGTTTAGCAAATGGTGTTGGTTTAGATACTCCACAAAGTACTTTGCAAATATTAGCTCATTTATCCAAAGAAAATTACAGCTTATCAGATGATTTTCCTACAACAACAAATCAACTTATAGATAAATTAACAAATGCTGTAACCAACGATTTAGAAACAATAAACAGCCTAAACGAACGAAAAACTATAAAATTAGATGCCACTATTTTTTATAAATACTACAATCAATTATCCGTAGAACTTCGCGAAAAAGTAGAAAAACAATGGGGGAATCCTGAAAAATCACCTAATTATCAAAATGGTTATTTTTTAATCCCTGGTTTTCTTTCTGATAATATATTTGTTAGTATTCAGCCAAGTAGAGGTTATAATTTAGATTTACAAGCAAGTTATCATTCTCCTGATTTACCGCCACCGCCTGCTTATTTAGCGTATTATATTTGGTTACAACACAGCTTTAAAGCCGATGCTTTGGTGCATATTGGTAAACATGGAAATTTAGAATGGCTTCCTGGTAAAAGTGTTGCTTTGAGCAAAAAAACTTGTTTTCCTTCGGCAATTTTAGGAGCAATTCCTCATTTTTATCCTTTTATAATTAATGACCCTGGCGAAGGAACTCAAGCCAAAAGAAGAAATCAAGCCATTATACTAGACCATTTAATTCCGCCAATGACACGGGCTGAAAATTATGGCGATTTACTAAAACTAGAACTTTTAATTGATGAATTTTATGAATCGGCTTTAGTAGATAGAAAACGTGCTTCGCTGATTAAAACTAAAATTGAAAAATTAGTAAATGAAACACATTTAAAATCAGATTTAAATCAAGATGGAAAAGATATTGATACTTTACTAGAAGTTATTGACGGTTATTTATGTGAATTAAAAGAATCTCAAATTAGAGGCGGTTTACATATTTTAGGGAAATTACCAAGACAAGAAAAATTAGTCGATTTAGTTGTTGCACTACATCGATTACCGCAAGGAAGTTTAAAAGGAATTACACAATGTTTATCCGAAGATTTACAACTTAATTTTGACCCTATAAATGTTGTTTATTCCGATGTTTTTGATAAAGATATTTTCGGGATTCATTGTCGAACTTTCGGACAGGCTATCGAATTGTTAGAAAATAAAGCCAAAAATATCGTAAATCAATTATTAAATAACAAAGAAATTGAAAATATTGGTGCTTATACTACAGAAATAATCACTTATATAGAACAACATACATTGCCTGTTTTACACAAAACAAGTAATGAAATTACCCATTTAATTAAAGGACTAAACGGACAATATATTCCTGCGGGAGGCTCTGGTGCGCCAACAAGAGGACGCATCGATATTTTACCTACGGGAAGAAATTTTTACTCTGTTGATGTACGTACTGTTCCGTCTGAAACTGCGTATCAAATAGGGCAAAAAAGTGCGCAAAATATTATTGATCGCTATTTACAAGAAAATGGAGAATATCCTACTTCTATCGGTTTATCGGTTTGGGGAACTTCTACCATGCGAACTAGTGGCGATGATATTGCACAAGCTTTGGCATTAATCGGTGTAAAACCTGTTTGGCAAGGAAGTAACAGAAGGGTTAAAGATTTTAAAGTGCTTTCTACTTTAGAATTAAAAAGACCCAGAGTTGATGTAATGTTGCGTATTTCTGGTTTTTTTAGAGATGCTTTTCCTGATTTAATTTCACTGTTTAATTCGGCTATTGAAAAAGTAGCTTCTTTGGATGAAACTACGGAACAAAATCCTATAAAAAAACGTTTTGATGAAGAAAAACAACAATGGAAACAAGAAGGTTTAGATGAAAAACAAGCCAATGAAAGAGCTTTATATCGAGTTTTTGGTTCGAAACCAGGAGCTTATGGAGCTGGTTTACAAGGTTTAATTGATGGTAAAAACTGGACTACTTCGGATGATTTAGCAAATGCTTATATTAATTGGAGTGGTTACGCATATCATGGGAAAAATAACAGTGGAAAATCGGCACATGAAACCTTTAAAAAACGATTATCAAATATTGAAGTTGTCATGCAAAATCAAGATAATAGAGAACATGATATTTTAGACTCTGATGATTATTATCAGTTTCAAGGAGGAATGACGGTAGCTGTAAATACCATAAAAGGAGAACAACCTGAAACTTATTTTGGTGATAATTCTCGCCCTGATAATCCGAAGGTAAAATCTTTAAAAGAAGAATTATTAAAAGTTTTTCGCTCACGAGTTGTCAACCCTAAATGGATGCAAGGTATGCAAGAACACGGTTACAAAGGTGCTTTTGAAATGGCGGCAACTATGGATTATTTATTTGCTTATGATGCTACAACTAATTTAATTGAAGATTTTATGTACGAACAAATTACAGAAAAATATTTGTTTGATGATAATAATAAAGCTTTTATTGAAGAGCATAATCCTTGGGCTTTAAAAGATATGTCGGAACGTATGTTAGAAGCAATTCAAAGAGGTTTATGGGAAAATCCATCCGAAGAAACCATAGAAGAGTTAAAAGATATTTATAAAAAATCAGACGCTATAACGGAGTAA